A DNA window from Akkermansiaceae bacterium contains the following coding sequences:
- a CDS encoding AAA family ATPase, protein MMEYSGMVLWIVSLVLSAIALTGALVVFLHFQSQQRRIPEAAKGKHLEAKVAELEVRSSALAKEVNETQEERLRLVEQMQLARLENERHQREKTEAEAWLRENEQKVRKIDEWRNLIERFEGEAERCRLELENKQDGLSELNVELKKRERELREIDENYNDLKTRRTALQSDVERIESDKGESQANLSQLKAELAKVTDDLAAIRTNRETVLADLHESRAEFERLRSERDNLKADIVETSSKLRQLEREKQITEESVLTFKEVLNNLSTRVDTFQKAITPPSAKERLQDFERPVLGVSALGEDTLEVSGVKGEKSMLDRLATELESRGLVFHPRTLHAFHTSLKIAEVSPMVVLAGISGTGKSLLPRIYSEVMGLHFLNVAVQPRWDSPQDLLGFYNYMEHRYKATDLARALRQMDGYNYPANGPGAEKVQKGMLLVLLDEMNLARVEYYFSDLLSKLEMRSRDILGDRFKRDLASLNVELGSVEEGDAQNVKPLFVGFNVLFVGTMNEDETTQSLSDKVLDRSNLIRFGKPDLGRTQHPSGKQNSGLGSLTFDDWSSWQESKLSAADEDRFVSVVERLNDALDHVGRPFGRRVFNAMYRYVANYPAWVDKRFQCALSDQLEQRILPRLRGLSEDTDEGAGKTLELVEQVVIEIGDDALIRAFEQARNAPVFHFQGVPRN, encoded by the coding sequence ATGATGGAATACTCCGGAATGGTTTTGTGGATCGTAAGTCTCGTGCTGAGTGCGATTGCCCTCACTGGGGCTCTCGTTGTTTTCCTGCACTTTCAGTCTCAGCAGCGGAGAATTCCGGAGGCCGCAAAGGGCAAGCACCTGGAAGCCAAGGTGGCGGAGCTGGAAGTCAGATCGTCGGCGCTTGCCAAAGAGGTAAACGAAACGCAGGAAGAGCGCCTTCGCTTGGTGGAGCAGATGCAGCTGGCGCGTCTCGAAAACGAAAGGCATCAGCGGGAGAAAACGGAGGCCGAAGCATGGCTCCGAGAGAACGAGCAGAAGGTTCGCAAAATCGATGAGTGGCGTAATCTGATCGAGCGTTTCGAAGGAGAGGCCGAAAGATGCCGGCTGGAGCTGGAGAACAAGCAAGACGGGCTTTCGGAGCTGAATGTCGAGCTCAAGAAGCGGGAGCGCGAGTTGCGGGAGATAGACGAGAACTACAACGATCTCAAGACTCGTAGAACGGCACTTCAGTCCGATGTGGAAAGAATCGAAAGTGACAAGGGTGAGTCGCAAGCAAACCTCAGCCAGCTGAAGGCGGAACTCGCAAAAGTCACGGACGACCTCGCTGCAATCCGAACCAATCGTGAGACGGTCCTTGCTGACCTGCATGAGAGTCGGGCAGAGTTTGAGAGGCTCCGGAGCGAACGGGACAATCTCAAGGCCGACATCGTCGAGACTTCTTCTAAGCTACGCCAGCTCGAGCGTGAGAAGCAGATCACCGAAGAGAGCGTGTTGACGTTTAAGGAGGTGCTCAACAATCTCTCCACGAGGGTCGATACATTCCAGAAAGCCATCACTCCACCGTCAGCCAAGGAACGCCTGCAGGATTTCGAACGACCGGTCCTGGGCGTTTCCGCCCTCGGGGAAGACACTCTTGAAGTCTCGGGCGTGAAGGGTGAGAAGAGCATGCTCGACCGGCTCGCGACCGAGCTCGAATCCAGAGGGCTTGTATTCCACCCACGGACGCTTCACGCGTTCCACACCTCGCTCAAGATTGCCGAAGTCTCGCCTATGGTCGTCCTCGCCGGCATCTCTGGAACGGGAAAAAGTCTCCTTCCCCGCATCTATTCGGAGGTCATGGGACTCCATTTCCTCAATGTCGCGGTCCAGCCCCGATGGGATTCTCCGCAGGATCTGCTCGGCTTCTACAACTACATGGAGCATCGCTACAAAGCCACCGACCTTGCCCGAGCTCTTCGGCAGATGGATGGCTACAACTATCCAGCGAACGGTCCGGGGGCGGAAAAGGTCCAGAAGGGAATGTTGCTCGTGCTGCTGGACGAAATGAACCTCGCACGAGTCGAGTACTACTTCAGTGATCTGCTGAGTAAGCTGGAGATGCGCAGTCGTGACATTCTCGGGGACAGATTCAAACGTGACCTCGCCTCGCTCAACGTGGAACTCGGCTCCGTCGAAGAGGGGGACGCTCAGAACGTCAAACCGCTCTTCGTCGGATTCAACGTGTTGTTCGTCGGCACGATGAATGAGGATGAGACGACTCAGAGCTTGAGCGACAAGGTACTCGACCGATCTAACCTCATCCGGTTCGGGAAGCCGGACCTTGGCCGGACCCAGCACCCGTCGGGTAAGCAGAATTCCGGCCTGGGCTCCCTGACTTTCGATGACTGGTCTTCCTGGCAAGAGTCGAAGTTGTCTGCTGCGGATGAGGACCGGTTTGTTTCAGTCGTTGAGCGACTGAACGATGCCCTCGATCATGTCGGCAGGCCGTTCGGGCGCCGCGTCTTCAATGCGATGTATCGCTACGTGGCGAACTACCCCGCCTGGGTTGATAAGCGGTTCCAGTGCGCTTTGTCCGACCAGCTGGAGCAGCGGATTCTCCCCCGTTTGAGGGGCCTTTCGGAAGACACGGATGAGGGCGCAGGGAAAACCTTGGAGCTGGTGGAACAGGTTGTGATCGAGATTGGCGACGATGCCTTGATCAGAGCATTCGAGCAGGCTCGGAACGCTCCAGTTTTTCACTTTCAGGGAGTCCCTAGAAACTAA
- a CDS encoding DUF2357 domain-containing protein, with protein sequence MKENPSAKELALLLRRELIGAGLTHPEYEWDYVAEAGGRGRLPLVCSLPGKEELANLLQKPVSRLPRRLLASSNATRSASDEELFVLKGVSGILELWQELFRFGEHLCNRGSAKRDDAWPSGVPYEVGRLRSGRISSVWLSWSAVFEFLHNDQRDAPSSLILSIAEATSRDLEVLARKPRMFLRRVRRKVPLGRAQQLDAACLSWLIKRPGRTAIEKAGSAQEILAVVREESFDTLENRVLKDFLRRAGRACGDYLRENSNFRSSARYKSVEHFGRALGRYAQADVFDGVQSVSSISNPNYVLQHDEHYSTVWRAYQDLVRRQATLEHLFEWRFRAYRDIARLLLCSAVWSLAKEGDGKADTGQGLWIQQKPDAGSIFEPAGWPGPVQIDEEDGCLLTMIAPEQLRRSTYMGVPIREVVASLGPDLVVIATRPGARQFSLWAVWTSFGNGVGHSTALASRAIEKIAAEYSSIRGLHGVLVTGTPHQHSHDVSLNLRVATVSHNYHSWKDNELPATRGLIRELIRRDGW encoded by the coding sequence GTGAAAGAGAACCCATCTGCCAAGGAGCTTGCCTTACTTTTGCGGAGGGAACTCATCGGAGCGGGCCTGACCCACCCTGAGTACGAGTGGGATTATGTTGCGGAGGCCGGTGGGCGAGGTCGGCTTCCCCTCGTGTGTTCGCTTCCTGGGAAGGAGGAGTTGGCGAATCTTCTACAGAAGCCGGTCAGCCGGCTGCCGCGTCGGCTTTTAGCATCCAGCAATGCGACAAGATCGGCCAGCGACGAAGAGCTATTTGTCCTGAAGGGAGTTTCGGGCATCCTTGAGCTCTGGCAGGAACTCTTCCGCTTCGGAGAGCATTTGTGCAATCGAGGCAGTGCGAAGCGGGACGATGCGTGGCCGTCGGGTGTTCCATACGAGGTCGGACGTTTGAGATCCGGACGCATCTCCAGCGTCTGGCTTTCTTGGTCAGCGGTTTTCGAGTTCCTGCACAACGACCAACGCGATGCTCCAAGTTCGCTGATTCTTTCGATCGCGGAGGCCACTTCACGTGACCTCGAGGTTCTGGCAAGAAAGCCTCGAATGTTCCTGCGCCGGGTTCGACGAAAAGTTCCGCTGGGGCGGGCCCAACAGCTTGACGCGGCATGTTTGAGTTGGCTGATCAAGCGGCCCGGACGAACGGCGATCGAGAAGGCCGGAAGTGCGCAGGAGATTCTCGCGGTGGTCCGTGAGGAGTCCTTCGATACGCTTGAGAACCGAGTGTTGAAGGACTTCCTCCGACGTGCGGGCCGGGCGTGCGGGGATTACTTGCGCGAGAACTCAAACTTCCGTTCCTCCGCCCGTTACAAATCCGTTGAACACTTCGGGCGGGCATTGGGACGATATGCACAAGCCGATGTCTTCGACGGCGTCCAGAGCGTCTCCAGTATTTCAAACCCGAATTATGTTCTTCAACACGACGAACACTATTCGACGGTCTGGAGAGCGTATCAGGACCTCGTCCGTCGTCAGGCTACTCTGGAGCATCTGTTTGAGTGGCGTTTCCGTGCCTATCGGGACATCGCAAGGCTGCTTTTGTGCAGCGCGGTCTGGAGTCTCGCGAAGGAAGGCGACGGGAAGGCGGACACCGGCCAGGGCCTTTGGATTCAGCAAAAACCAGATGCAGGCTCGATCTTCGAGCCTGCCGGTTGGCCTGGCCCGGTTCAGATTGACGAGGAAGATGGGTGCCTGCTCACCATGATCGCGCCGGAGCAGCTCCGTCGCTCCACGTATATGGGTGTGCCGATTCGGGAGGTCGTCGCTTCTCTTGGGCCCGATCTCGTAGTTATTGCGACTCGACCCGGGGCACGTCAGTTTTCGCTCTGGGCAGTCTGGACTTCCTTCGGAAATGGAGTTGGTCATTCGACAGCCTTAGCTTCGCGTGCTATCGAGAAGATTGCAGCGGAATACTCTTCGATCAGGGGCCTGCATGGGGTCTTGGTAACAGGAACTCCCCATCAACACTCGCACGACGTATCACTTAACTTAAGGGTCGCGACAGTTTCTCACAACTACCACTCGTGGAAGGATAACGAACTTCCTGCGACAAGGGGGCTTATTCGCGAACTCATCAGGAGGGACGGGTGGTGA